A single genomic interval of Picosynechococcus sp. PCC 7003 harbors:
- a CDS encoding ABC transporter ATP-binding protein, which produces MSDTIIRVENLGKKYIIGHQAQSGGWKPNRGNYVALRDVVANGAKSFGKRLIGKERRRSYTTEEFWALKDINFEIKRGEVVGIIGRNGAGKSTLLKILSRITEPTTGRIELRGRVASLLEVGTGFHPELTGRENIYLNGSILGMSRLEIRKKFDEIVAFAEVERFLDTPVKRYSSGMYVRLAFAVAAHLEPEILVVDEVLAVGDAQFQKKCLGKMGDVAKQEGRTVLFVSHNMTAVKSLCIKGIWLDQGSLVGSDEISRLVSEYLAVGNTCNLEKKWENQDIAPGTHEVKLHYIKLMAQDESSEITIESPLILVVEFWNFCENSFLNLSLNLFDINEVHVFNSCSQARNFPQGLIQFTCHIPPNLLNDETYKIEVMIVKNMQIIFAYRDALVFEVIEQSREGDWLGKWSGIVRPKLKWKASLVEKV; this is translated from the coding sequence ATGTCGGACACGATCATCCGGGTCGAAAATTTAGGAAAAAAGTACATCATCGGCCACCAAGCGCAATCGGGAGGCTGGAAACCGAATCGGGGTAATTATGTGGCCCTGCGGGATGTGGTGGCAAATGGGGCCAAGTCTTTTGGGAAGCGGCTAATCGGCAAGGAACGGCGGCGCAGTTATACGACAGAAGAGTTTTGGGCGCTGAAGGATATCAATTTCGAGATTAAGCGTGGTGAGGTGGTTGGGATTATTGGCCGCAATGGGGCCGGGAAATCCACACTCCTGAAGATCCTCAGTCGGATTACGGAACCGACCACGGGCCGCATTGAGTTACGGGGGCGGGTAGCGAGCCTGTTAGAAGTGGGGACGGGGTTCCATCCGGAGTTGACGGGCCGGGAAAATATTTATCTGAATGGGTCGATCCTGGGGATGAGTCGGCTGGAGATCCGCAAGAAGTTTGATGAGATTGTGGCGTTTGCGGAGGTGGAGCGGTTTTTGGATACGCCGGTGAAGCGGTATTCCAGCGGGATGTATGTGCGGTTGGCGTTTGCGGTGGCGGCGCACCTGGAGCCGGAGATCTTGGTGGTGGATGAGGTGTTGGCGGTGGGGGATGCTCAGTTTCAGAAGAAGTGTTTGGGGAAAATGGGAGATGTAGCTAAACAAGAAGGTAGAACAGTTCTATTTGTAAGTCATAATATGACGGCAGTTAAAAGTTTATGTATTAAAGGTATATGGCTAGATCAAGGAAGTTTGGTTGGATCTGATGAAATCAGTCGATTAGTTTCAGAGTATTTAGCAGTTGGCAATACATGTAACTTAGAAAAGAAATGGGAAAATCAAGATATTGCACCAGGCACTCACGAAGTAAAGCTTCATTACATAAAATTGATGGCTCAAGATGAGTCTTCAGAAATCACTATAGAATCTCCTCTAATTCTAGTAGTAGAGTTTTGGAATTTTTGTGAAAATTCATTTCTCAACCTAAGCCTAAACCTATTTGACATTAATGAAGTCCATGTTTTTAATTCTTGTTCACAAGCCCGAAATTTCCCCCAAGGCTTGATCCAATTTACTTGTCATATTCCCCCCAATCTGCTAAACGATGAAACTTATAAAATAGAAGTCATGATCGTCAAAAATATGCAGATTATTTTTGCGTATAGAGATGCGTTGGTTTTTGAAGTTATCGAACAAAGTCGAGAAGGAGATTGGCTAGGAAAATGGTCAGGCATTGTTAGACCAAAACTGAAATGGAAAGCCTCATTGGTAGAGAAAGTATAA
- a CDS encoding DUF29 family protein: MKNFAIAETDLPDEQFPEVCPFTLADVLSPEFWPDLD; the protein is encoded by the coding sequence TTGAAAAATTTTGCGATCGCCGAAACGGATTTACCAGATGAGCAATTTCCAGAGGTTTGTCCGTTTACCCTTGCTGACGTATTATCCCCTGAGTTTTGGCCCGATCTTGATTGA
- a CDS encoding ABC transporter permease: MRNYYLVIEAGKTEKQYWQDIWQYRELFYFLAWRDILVRYKQTAIGVLWALLRPFLTMIVFTIVFGNLAKLPSEGAPYPILVFAAMLPWQFFASSLAECSNSLITNSNLLAKVYFPRLIVPTSAVIVSFVDFLISGFILLGLMAWYNFVPSWRILTLPVFVAIAFMAAMGAGLWLASLNVQYRDFRYIVPFFVQFGLYISPVGFSSSIVPEQWRLLYSLNPMVSVIDGFRWAILGGESQIYLPGFLLSFGLVVAIFAGGVWYFRRMERIFADII, encoded by the coding sequence ATGCGAAATTACTATCTCGTTATTGAAGCGGGCAAAACGGAAAAACAGTATTGGCAGGACATTTGGCAATATCGAGAACTGTTTTATTTTTTGGCATGGCGGGATATCCTGGTGCGTTATAAACAAACGGCGATCGGCGTGCTCTGGGCTTTACTGCGGCCTTTTTTGACGATGATTGTGTTTACGATTGTTTTCGGTAACCTGGCGAAACTCCCCTCCGAGGGGGCACCTTACCCAATTTTGGTATTTGCCGCGATGCTACCGTGGCAGTTTTTCGCCAGTTCTCTGGCCGAATGTAGCAACAGCTTGATCACCAACTCCAATCTTTTGGCAAAGGTCTATTTTCCCCGGTTGATTGTGCCGACCAGTGCCGTGATCGTTAGTTTTGTGGATTTTCTCATTTCTGGGTTTATCCTGCTGGGGCTGATGGCTTGGTATAACTTTGTCCCTAGTTGGCGAATTCTAACGTTACCGGTTTTTGTGGCGATCGCCTTTATGGCAGCGATGGGGGCAGGACTATGGTTAGCTTCTCTCAATGTGCAGTACCGAGATTTTCGCTACATTGTGCCGTTTTTCGTGCAATTTGGTTTGTATATTTCTCCTGTGGGTTTTAGCAGTAGCATTGTGCCAGAACAGTGGCGATTACTGTATTCTCTCAACCCGATGGTCTCGGTCATTGATGGTTTTCGCTGGGCAATTTTGGGGGGGGAGTCACAGATTTATCTCCCAGGATTTTTGTTGTCTTTTGGTTTAGTGGTCGCGATTTTTGCGGGTGGTGTTTGGTATTTTCGGCGGATGGAGCGTATTTTTGCTGATATTATCTAA